In Planctomycetia bacterium, one DNA window encodes the following:
- a CDS encoding protein-tyrosine-phosphatase has protein sequence MFEKVHAYLVEREREFSLIPPERRVLLKSIADYAIERQRGKQPVRLLFVCTHNSRRSQLGQVWSATAAAYYGLSVPWTYSGGTESTAFNPRAVAALERAGLKLEKTTEDENPIYHVRFGDKGPVITAFSKTIGNAPNPIRDFCAIMVCATADRSCPVVPGAAVRFAVPYDDPKQSDGTPIETKTYDERCRQIAREMLYVMSLLKTPAR, from the coding sequence ATGTTTGAGAAAGTTCACGCCTATCTGGTTGAGAGAGAAAGGGAGTTCAGCCTGATCCCGCCGGAACGGAGAGTCTTGCTGAAATCAATCGCCGATTACGCCATCGAGCGACAGCGAGGCAAGCAGCCCGTCCGCTTGCTGTTCGTCTGCACGCACAACTCACGCCGAAGCCAACTCGGGCAAGTCTGGTCGGCGACCGCAGCCGCCTACTACGGGCTATCGGTGCCCTGGACGTACTCCGGCGGAACCGAATCGACGGCATTCAATCCGCGCGCTGTTGCCGCACTGGAGCGGGCCGGACTTAAGCTGGAAAAAACAACTGAAGACGAAAACCCGATCTATCACGTTCGCTTCGGCGACAAAGGGCCCGTCATTACCGCGTTCTCCAAGACGATAGGCAATGCTCCGAACCCGATAAGGGACTTCTGCGCGATCATGGTGTGCGCAACCGCTGATCGGTCGTGTCCCGTAGTGCCGGGCGCGGCTGTGCGTTTCGCCGTTCCTTACGATGACCCCAAGCAGTCTGACGGTACACCGATTGAGACGAAGACCTATGACGAGCGCTGCCGCCAGATTGCGAGAGAGATGCTGTACGTAATGTCCTTGCTCAAAACTCCGGCTCGCTAG
- a CDS encoding phage Gp37/Gp68 family protein has translation MAQKSQIEWTQATWNCIRGCSMCSPGCLFCYAMMIAARFSGLGRPFHGFAVMTRKGPKWTGKVALIEHLLNEPLRWKKPRVIFVNSMSDLFHEDLSAADILRVFEVMNRADWHVYQILTKRSERLREMSPSLPWGKHIWMGVSVENADYAHRIDNLRCSGAHVKFLSIEPLLGPMPNLNLAGIDWVICGGESGPKARPMNPDWARSVRDQCQRAGVAFFFKQWGGVNKKKSGRLLDGRTWDEMPTGIQLSNLHADVEDAKPAGSLLSLPVLE, from the coding sequence ATGGCCCAGAAATCACAGATTGAATGGACGCAGGCCACCTGGAACTGCATCCGTGGCTGCTCGATGTGTTCACCGGGCTGCCTCTTCTGCTACGCAATGATGATCGCGGCGCGGTTCAGCGGCTTGGGTCGCCCTTTTCATGGCTTTGCTGTCATGACGAGGAAGGGGCCAAAATGGACGGGTAAGGTGGCCCTGATCGAGCATCTCCTGAATGAGCCGCTGCGCTGGAAAAAGCCTCGCGTCATTTTCGTCAACTCGATGAGCGACCTCTTCCATGAGGATTTGTCCGCTGCCGACATCCTTCGCGTGTTCGAAGTAATGAACCGGGCGGATTGGCATGTTTATCAGATTCTCACGAAACGCTCGGAACGCCTGCGTGAGATGAGCCCGAGCTTACCTTGGGGGAAGCACATCTGGATGGGCGTAAGCGTTGAAAATGCCGACTATGCGCACCGCATCGACAACCTCCGGTGCTCAGGCGCCCACGTCAAGTTCCTCTCCATCGAGCCGCTGCTGGGCCCCATGCCCAACCTGAATCTTGCCGGAATCGACTGGGTCATTTGCGGCGGCGAGTCGGGACCAAAAGCGCGGCCGATGAATCCGGATTGGGCACGAAGCGTGCGTGACCAATGCCAAAGGGCGGGCGTGGCGTTCTTCTTCAAGCAATGGGGCGGCGTCAACAAGAAGAAATCCGGACGCCTGTTGGATGGGCGGACATGGGACGAGATGCCGACAGGAATCCAGCTTTCAAATCTTCATGCGGACGTTGAAGACGCAAAACCGGCCGGAAGTCTCCTCTCACTTCCTGTTCTCGAGTAA
- a CDS encoding ATP-binding protein → MFYARALSDACSAASGQFPVLLLTGPRQVGKTTLLQRLAKKDRRYVTLDDPAVRALAQSDPALFLERFEPPVLIDEIQYAPQLLPLIKMAVDRRGRKKASFWLTGSQQFHLMKGISETLAGRVAILNLLGFSNRERRRQELDVPPFVPTTSVLKEREKTASPLTLKRLYADIWLGSYPALATRAVRDRDLFYNSYLQTYLQRDVRDLAQVGNEGAFIRFLKACAARTGQLLNLSDLARDADIAVNTAKNWLSILQASFQIALLQPYHTNLTKRLVKMPKLYFLDTGMCAYLAEWSTAETLEAGAMSGAILETHVFAEVLKSWWNRGKQPQLYYYRDKDGKEIDLLLVQDRAMYPIEIKKSASPKSDWVRHFSVLDRLHPAWTQGGVICLCRELLPLDQKATAIPVGLV, encoded by the coding sequence ATGTTCTACGCCCGTGCCCTCAGTGACGCCTGTTCTGCTGCCTCCGGGCAGTTCCCTGTTCTCTTGCTCACCGGCCCGCGACAGGTCGGCAAGACAACCCTTCTCCAGCGACTGGCCAAGAAGGACCGTCGCTATGTCACGCTCGATGATCCTGCCGTCCGTGCGCTCGCCCAGAGCGACCCGGCTCTGTTCCTGGAACGATTCGAGCCGCCCGTGCTCATCGACGAAATTCAGTACGCCCCGCAACTTCTTCCTCTTATCAAGATGGCCGTCGACCGCCGCGGACGGAAGAAGGCCTCCTTCTGGCTCACCGGCTCGCAGCAGTTTCATTTGATGAAGGGTATCTCCGAAACGCTCGCCGGCCGCGTGGCGATTCTGAATCTGCTGGGATTCTCGAACCGCGAGCGTCGTCGACAGGAGCTGGACGTCCCCCCGTTCGTGCCAACAACTTCCGTTCTAAAGGAACGCGAGAAAACCGCGTCGCCATTGACGCTCAAGCGACTTTATGCCGACATCTGGCTAGGCTCCTATCCAGCGCTCGCGACCCGGGCAGTGCGCGACCGTGACTTGTTCTACAACTCGTACCTTCAGACCTACCTGCAGCGCGACGTGAGGGATCTTGCCCAGGTGGGCAACGAAGGCGCCTTCATTCGGTTTCTGAAGGCCTGCGCGGCGAGAACCGGTCAATTGCTCAATCTCTCCGACTTGGCCCGGGACGCCGACATCGCCGTGAACACGGCCAAGAACTGGCTGTCGATATTGCAGGCGAGTTTCCAGATCGCGCTGCTGCAGCCCTATCACACCAACCTGACCAAGCGGTTGGTCAAGATGCCCAAGCTGTATTTCCTCGACACCGGCATGTGCGCCTATCTCGCTGAATGGTCCACCGCGGAGACGCTCGAAGCCGGCGCGATGAGCGGTGCGATTCTTGAGACCCACGTGTTCGCCGAGGTGCTCAAGAGTTGGTGGAATCGCGGCAAGCAGCCGCAGCTCTACTACTATCGCGACAAGGATGGCAAAGAGATCGACCTGCTGCTCGTGCAAGATCGGGCGATGTATCCGATCGAGATCAAGAAATCGGCCAGCCCGAAGTCCGATTGGGTGCGACACTTCAGTGTGCTGGACCGGCTCCATCCCGCGTGGACACAGGGCGGAGTCATCTGCCTCTGCCGAGAACTCCTCCCTCTCGACCAGAAGGCGACAGCAATTCCTGTGGGGTTGGTTTAA
- a CDS encoding winged helix-turn-helix transcriptional regulator, with protein MTQTRKKRPATPKQAAQFCGRIDELLNPELFKAFSDPTRVSLIACIAKCGRDCSVGEVAECCSVDFSVVSRHLALLARSGVLAASKQGRTVFYGVRYAELARSLRSLADAFDECCPIRDRVRNQKCC; from the coding sequence ATGACGCAAACACGCAAAAAGCGACCGGCAACCCCTAAGCAGGCTGCTCAATTCTGTGGACGCATCGATGAGCTTCTGAACCCTGAACTTTTCAAGGCGTTTTCCGATCCAACTCGCGTATCCCTGATTGCGTGCATTGCCAAGTGCGGACGCGATTGTTCCGTCGGCGAAGTCGCAGAGTGCTGTTCTGTTGATTTTTCCGTCGTGTCCAGACACTTGGCGTTGCTGGCTCGGTCAGGCGTTTTGGCCGCAAGCAAACAGGGCAGGACTGTGTTCTACGGCGTCCGCTACGCAGAACTCGCCCGGTCCCTCCGCTCACTCGCAGATGCCTTTGATGAATGTTGTCCGATCAGGGACAGAGTGCGAAATCAGAAATGCTGCTAG
- a CDS encoding efflux RND transporter permease subunit, producing the protein MLTWLVSTSLRFRVPVIVLALCLMVVGVQTARVTPMDVFPEFAPPLVEIQTEAPGLSTDEVESLITVPLENALNGTAWLRTIRSKSVQGLSSIVLLFEEGTDLLKARQIVQERLAVEAARLPTLARPPVLLSPLSSLSRILKIGMSSPTLSQMDLTLLAKWTLRPKLMAIPGVANVAIWGQRDRQFQVLVDPAILRAHGVTLDEVIKAAGDATVVSAGGFVDMPNQRLAVRHASWILEPADLARSIVAFRNNVPIRLGDVAQVAEGHPPPIGDAVINDGPGLLLIVEKQPWGNTLSVTKQVEAAIKALKPGLKDVSLDSTIFRPATFIERSIDNLSHAMLVGCILVAIVLIAFLFDWRTAAISLTAIPLSVLGAAVVLYLKGGTLNVMVLAGLVIAVGEVVDDAIIDVENIARRLRLNRESAAPLSAFQVVLNASLEVRSAVVYASMIVILVFVPVFFLPGLAGTFFRPLAVSYIFAILASLGVALTVTPAMCLILLPHGRTHRQDAPLVRFLKQAYRRILPGIVLRPRRAVAALLLMFAIAGCALPFLKEEFLPSFKETDFLMHWVEKPGTSLDAMRRITILASKELRSIPGVRNFGAHIGRAEVADEVVGPNFTELWISIDPDVDYDATVARIQAVVDGYPGLYRDVLTYLKERIKEVLTGASASIVVRVFGPDLDTLRAKAQEIGAAIKDVDGIADLKVEPQVLVPQIQIALRPEAAAQFGLTAGSIRRVAMTVVKGMKVGEVYDRQMVFDVSVWGESSARSDIGAIRELLIDTPGGGHVPLKDVADVSIVATPNEIKREGASRRIDVTCNVRGRDLGSVANEIEDRVRKLSFERGYHPEFLGEYAARVESRNKLLLLSAFALVGIFLLLHMDFQSARLAGLVFATLPFALIGGVIGAVLSGGVLSLGSLVGFVTVLGIAARNGIMLVSHYRHLQEEGMQAGLKLIMQGAEERLAPILMTALCAGLGLLPLVMAGARPGHEIEHPMAIVILGGLITSTILNLILLPALYWLTFRDSSARSLSKPQSPP; encoded by the coding sequence ATGCTCACCTGGCTTGTCTCAACATCACTGCGCTTTCGCGTGCCCGTTATCGTGCTGGCGCTTTGCCTAATGGTCGTCGGAGTCCAGACCGCGCGTGTGACACCGATGGACGTCTTCCCGGAGTTTGCTCCACCGCTGGTCGAAATCCAGACCGAGGCGCCGGGGCTTTCGACCGACGAAGTCGAGAGTTTGATAACGGTCCCGCTTGAGAATGCGCTCAATGGCACCGCCTGGCTGCGGACAATCCGGTCCAAGTCCGTTCAGGGTCTGTCGTCGATTGTCCTTTTGTTCGAGGAAGGAACCGACTTACTCAAGGCTCGACAGATCGTCCAGGAACGTCTCGCGGTCGAAGCGGCGCGATTGCCCACACTCGCCCGGCCGCCTGTCCTGCTGTCCCCGCTGTCGTCGCTCAGCCGCATCCTTAAGATCGGCATGTCGTCTCCCACGCTGTCGCAGATGGACCTGACGCTGCTGGCCAAGTGGACCCTACGGCCCAAACTCATGGCCATTCCCGGTGTCGCGAATGTCGCCATATGGGGCCAGCGGGATCGACAGTTCCAGGTCCTGGTCGATCCAGCCATTCTTCGCGCGCACGGCGTAACGCTCGATGAAGTCATCAAAGCCGCCGGTGACGCGACTGTGGTCAGTGCCGGCGGGTTTGTCGACATGCCGAATCAGCGACTGGCCGTACGACATGCATCATGGATCCTCGAACCCGCCGACCTGGCCCGATCCATCGTCGCCTTTCGCAACAATGTGCCGATTCGACTGGGTGACGTGGCCCAGGTCGCCGAAGGGCATCCGCCGCCGATTGGCGATGCCGTCATTAACGACGGCCCCGGATTGTTGCTCATTGTTGAGAAACAACCGTGGGGCAATACGTTGTCGGTGACGAAGCAGGTCGAGGCGGCCATCAAGGCGCTGAAACCCGGATTAAAGGATGTCAGCCTGGACTCGACGATCTTTCGGCCTGCAACGTTCATCGAGAGATCAATCGACAATCTCTCGCACGCGATGCTTGTAGGCTGCATTCTTGTCGCCATTGTGCTGATTGCGTTCCTGTTTGACTGGCGGACTGCCGCCATCAGCTTGACGGCCATTCCACTCTCCGTGCTCGGCGCAGCCGTCGTTCTGTATTTGAAGGGAGGGACGCTGAACGTGATGGTGCTGGCTGGACTGGTCATCGCCGTCGGAGAGGTCGTGGACGACGCAATCATCGATGTCGAGAACATTGCCCGTCGCCTGCGTTTGAATCGCGAGTCGGCCGCCCCGCTATCCGCATTTCAGGTCGTATTGAATGCATCCCTTGAAGTACGAAGTGCGGTCGTCTATGCCAGTATGATCGTCATACTTGTCTTCGTGCCGGTGTTTTTTCTGCCAGGCCTGGCCGGTACCTTCTTCAGGCCATTGGCAGTTTCGTACATCTTCGCCATTCTGGCATCACTCGGTGTTGCACTCACCGTTACGCCCGCGATGTGCCTCATTCTCTTGCCGCACGGGCGAACACACCGTCAAGACGCTCCGCTGGTGCGATTTCTGAAGCAAGCTTACCGACGCATTCTTCCGGGCATTGTGCTCCGCCCGCGCCGGGCCGTGGCGGCTTTACTGTTGATGTTCGCTATCGCCGGGTGCGCCCTGCCGTTTCTGAAAGAGGAGTTTCTCCCATCCTTCAAAGAGACCGACTTTCTCATGCACTGGGTGGAGAAGCCGGGAACATCCCTGGATGCCATGCGACGTATCACCATTCTGGCCAGCAAGGAACTTCGATCCATTCCCGGCGTTCGTAATTTCGGTGCGCACATCGGTCGTGCCGAAGTGGCGGACGAAGTGGTTGGCCCTAATTTCACCGAGTTGTGGATCAGCATTGATCCCGACGTGGACTACGACGCCACTGTTGCTCGCATTCAAGCAGTCGTCGACGGCTACCCCGGCCTCTATCGCGACGTGCTGACATATCTCAAGGAGCGCATCAAGGAAGTTCTCACTGGTGCGAGCGCCAGTATTGTCGTACGCGTCTTCGGTCCGGACCTCGACACGCTGCGTGCCAAGGCACAGGAAATCGGCGCCGCGATCAAGGATGTTGACGGCATCGCTGACTTGAAAGTGGAGCCGCAGGTGCTTGTGCCGCAAATTCAAATCGCCTTGCGGCCGGAAGCGGCGGCACAGTTTGGGCTCACGGCGGGGTCCATTCGGCGAGTCGCTATGACAGTCGTCAAGGGAATGAAGGTGGGAGAAGTGTATGATCGACAGATGGTTTTCGATGTGTCGGTATGGGGCGAATCCAGCGCTCGTTCGGATATTGGCGCGATCCGCGAGTTATTGATTGATACACCCGGCGGTGGGCATGTACCCTTGAAGGATGTCGCCGACGTTTCCATCGTCGCTACCCCAAATGAAATCAAGCGCGAAGGGGCATCGCGACGTATTGACGTGACCTGCAATGTCCGCGGCCGAGATCTTGGCAGCGTTGCCAATGAAATCGAGGATCGTGTTCGCAAACTCAGCTTTGAGCGCGGATACCATCCTGAATTCCTCGGCGAGTACGCCGCGCGCGTCGAATCCCGAAACAAACTGTTGCTGCTTTCCGCATTCGCCTTGGTGGGAATATTCTTGCTCCTGCACATGGATTTTCAATCCGCCCGTCTTGCAGGCCTCGTCTTTGCCACACTCCCATTCGCGCTGATTGGTGGCGTCATTGGCGCGGTGCTCAGCGGAGGCGTACTTTCACTTGGGTCGCTCGTCGGGTTCGTGACTGTGCTGGGAATCGCCGCGCGGAATGGGATCATGCTGGTGAGCCACTATCGACACTTGCAGGAAGAGGGTATGCAGGCTGGGCTGAAGTTGATCATGCAGGGTGCCGAGGAACGCCTTGCACCGATCCTGATGACCGCCCTCTGCGCCGGACTGGGTCTGCTCCCGCTGGTGATGGCCGGTGCGCGCCCCGGACATGAGATCGAACACCCCATGGCCATCGTCATTCTCGGCGGACTGATCACTTCAACCATCTTGAATCTGATTCTTCTGCCTGCGCTTTATTGGCTGACGTTTCGAGACAGCTCAGCGAGGTCGCTGAGCAAGCCCCAAAGTCCGCCGTGA
- a CDS encoding DUF1929 domain-containing protein, which translates to MPRRFSVSTGLVVVLSLPLIPFGKARAAVVSGIVNRQGNPLIPVSNARVTLFNLSLSVFLETRTNAQGQYSISDAPEGTWRLGASQRGFAYSEITAVVPAAGLQQDFLLTTESNQGQWDIIGNTLPEFFDATDIAILRPDGQIMFCHDTMDPVVFNPGTGLKSFPAGSGTPQGCMNSTVLQDGRIIMVGGQTPDDPGSFTNAVPWVKTYSSQSNSWQQLPDMQLSVGRWYPGLARLADSSLLMMGGGTCCSAVRTNTCERFNLVTQTWSFTGSMLNPCEFSPSALLFNGKVLATWSPPQLYDVNSGQWTATGNFNQPNRGWPDHSDHSLVVMADGRALAMGTRRPNGTTNSVMGEIYDPSTGAWSLISNPGLVRFQTEVTQLPDGRVLAAGGESQVNPPPVSNVLGIVKWSDLYDPSDNTWRHMADMNWFREYHAVTVLVPDGRVVMTGGTRIKFQFGPTSADIEAFSPPYLFRGVRPQITQISTTQPRRGQTISFTVFPSTVLTNVVLMGCETHTHWVNGGIPRRLVLAVVQTGSTVCVTLPSDTNVLPLGHYMLFAMVDDIPSVARIIRVNTDAASTPGDFDASGRVDSPDVNPFVSVLLGLDTACERISIADVNTDGSADGRDVRPFVAAFLAP; encoded by the coding sequence ATGCCAAGGCGGTTCAGTGTCTCAACAGGCCTCGTTGTCGTTCTGAGTTTGCCTCTCATTCCTTTCGGGAAGGCGAGGGCGGCTGTTGTCTCAGGCATCGTGAATCGTCAAGGCAATCCTCTGATTCCTGTCTCGAACGCTCGGGTCACGCTTTTTAATCTATCCTTGAGCGTCTTTCTGGAAACTCGTACGAATGCGCAGGGTCAATACAGCATCTCCGACGCTCCAGAAGGCACTTGGCGGCTCGGAGCATCGCAACGTGGATTTGCTTATTCGGAGATCACAGCGGTCGTGCCCGCTGCGGGACTTCAGCAGGACTTTCTCCTGACCACGGAGTCCAACCAGGGACAATGGGACATCATCGGTAATACGCTGCCTGAGTTCTTCGATGCGACGGACATCGCGATTCTCCGGCCGGATGGACAGATCATGTTCTGTCACGACACGATGGACCCGGTCGTCTTTAATCCTGGAACGGGCCTGAAGTCGTTTCCTGCCGGTTCGGGCACGCCACAGGGGTGCATGAATTCAACTGTCCTACAAGACGGACGAATCATCATGGTGGGCGGGCAGACACCCGACGATCCGGGAAGCTTTACCAATGCCGTCCCGTGGGTAAAGACATATTCATCTCAATCCAATTCCTGGCAGCAGTTGCCCGACATGCAGTTGTCCGTTGGACGTTGGTATCCTGGCCTGGCTCGTCTCGCAGACAGTTCCTTGTTGATGATGGGCGGTGGCACCTGTTGCTCTGCGGTGCGGACGAATACTTGTGAACGGTTCAATCTGGTGACCCAGACGTGGAGTTTCACCGGATCGATGCTCAATCCCTGCGAATTCTCGCCGAGCGCCCTGCTCTTCAATGGGAAGGTGCTTGCGACTTGGTCACCGCCTCAACTCTACGACGTGAACTCGGGCCAATGGACCGCGACCGGGAATTTCAACCAGCCAAATCGCGGTTGGCCGGACCATTCCGATCACTCCCTCGTGGTCATGGCGGATGGAAGAGCATTGGCGATGGGAACCCGGCGTCCGAACGGCACGACTAATTCGGTCATGGGGGAAATCTATGATCCAAGCACGGGCGCCTGGAGCCTAATCTCCAATCCTGGCCTCGTCCGATTTCAAACAGAGGTAACTCAGCTTCCAGACGGGCGGGTGCTTGCTGCGGGTGGAGAGTCGCAAGTCAATCCGCCGCCGGTTTCAAATGTGCTTGGCATAGTGAAGTGGTCCGACCTATATGATCCCTCGGACAATACTTGGAGACACATGGCGGACATGAACTGGTTTCGCGAGTATCACGCAGTGACCGTTCTTGTCCCAGATGGACGTGTGGTGATGACTGGCGGCACGCGGATCAAGTTTCAGTTTGGCCCCACAAGCGCGGACATTGAAGCATTCTCGCCGCCGTATCTTTTCCGTGGTGTCCGACCACAGATCACGCAGATTTCAACAACACAACCTCGCCGTGGCCAGACCATTTCGTTCACGGTGTTTCCGAGCACGGTGCTGACGAACGTCGTATTGATGGGCTGCGAGACTCACACGCATTGGGTCAACGGAGGAATCCCCCGCCGCCTGGTTCTTGCAGTCGTCCAAACCGGCTCGACGGTCTGCGTCACATTGCCGTCGGACACAAATGTATTACCCCTCGGCCACTACATGCTTTTTGCAATGGTCGATGATATTCCGTCTGTCGCGAGGATTATTCGTGTTAACACTGATGCGGCTTCGACTCCCGGCGATTTTGATGCGAGCGGTCGCGTCGACTCGCCCGATGTTAATCCGTTCGTCAGCGTTCTCTTGGGACTCGACACGGCTTGCGAACGCATCTCAATTGCCGATGTTAACACGGATGGTAGTGCAGACGGCCGTGACGTGAGGCCTTTCGTCGCGGCATTCCTGGCTCCGTGA
- the arsM gene encoding arsenite methyltransferase: MESKWCDDTCSPPASDGDTLRDRVREGYAKIAQGGSVSSGGGCCGPGACSPEALTREIGYTSEELATTPDGANMGLSCGNPTALASLRAGEVVLDLGAGGGFDCFIAGPKVGPTGQVIGVDMTPEMLAKARRNVASYRDRTGLSNVEFRLGEIENLPVADRSIDVVVSNCVLNLSPDKPRVWKEIARVLKPGGRVAVSDLALLRPLPESVRQSMEALIGCIAGAVLVEETRGMATAAGLTDITLTAKSSYIDKMTDWQDPLYREIISRLPSGSKPGEFITSLDISARKAP, translated from the coding sequence ATGGAAAGCAAATGGTGTGACGACACATGTAGCCCACCCGCAAGCGATGGCGACACGTTGCGGGACAGGGTCCGCGAAGGATACGCCAAAATTGCCCAAGGCGGTTCCGTGAGCTCGGGAGGTGGATGCTGCGGCCCAGGTGCATGCAGCCCCGAGGCGCTTACGCGCGAAATCGGCTACACCAGCGAAGAACTCGCAACAACGCCCGATGGCGCGAACATGGGACTGTCGTGCGGCAACCCAACGGCGCTGGCATCGCTTCGAGCCGGTGAGGTTGTCCTAGACTTGGGTGCCGGAGGCGGATTCGACTGCTTCATCGCCGGCCCGAAAGTTGGCCCTACCGGCCAGGTAATCGGAGTGGACATGACGCCTGAAATGCTCGCGAAGGCTCGGCGCAACGTTGCGTCCTACCGTGATCGCACGGGCCTGAGCAACGTGGAATTTCGCTTGGGCGAAATCGAGAATCTTCCCGTCGCTGATCGCAGCATCGATGTCGTCGTTTCCAATTGCGTCCTCAATCTCTCGCCGGACAAGCCTCGCGTATGGAAGGAGATCGCCCGCGTGCTGAAGCCCGGAGGTCGCGTGGCCGTTTCCGATCTTGCGCTGCTTCGCCCGCTCCCGGAATCTGTCCGTCAAAGCATGGAAGCCCTCATCGGATGCATTGCGGGAGCGGTCCTCGTCGAGGAGACCAGAGGGATGGCCACCGCCGCAGGACTCACCGATATCACCCTGACCGCAAAGAGCAGCTACATCGACAAGATGACTGATTGGCAGGATCCCCTGTACCGAGAGATCATTTCAAGACTTCCATCCGGATCGAAACCCGGCGAATTCATCACGAGCCTTGATATCTCGGCTCGAAAGGCACCTTGA
- a CDS encoding efflux RND transporter periplasmic adaptor subunit yields the protein MKKSALNMLAKPLAATTTTIAVVCIACLSAVAGPEGGPSKPGAAGPATVENRVTEADLTTISLTPKAAERLAIKTIASREGSLARQRFYGGETMVPPGRAIQLASPFAGTIASIEGNQIPTAGSMLKKGDVILRLHPSVMADREILTPSERIALARAAADFETAQAQAEGDVNAAIVQLEAAKLRLERAQRLREQNATSVKLLDEAKSEHELARTRLDAAKSRASAWRTASQGILADPQLALELVAPFDGVLMDLAVAPGEIIAANAQVARIVSASPLWIRVRAYVGELDELDLQGVVRLGALSGWPEPEMQVVDHIAGPPTADPVSSSVDLYFQVKNEKGTIRPGQRVGVWIPLRESTSGVIVPWSAILYDYHGGAWVYEALQPRQFTRRRIQLESIEGGNALLSRGLRSGASVVTDGAAELFGVEFGAGK from the coding sequence ATGAAAAAAAGTGCATTGAATATGTTGGCGAAGCCTCTCGCTGCAACGACTACGACGATTGCAGTGGTTTGTATCGCTTGCCTGTCGGCCGTAGCGGGCCCGGAAGGCGGTCCATCCAAGCCCGGAGCCGCTGGTCCCGCGACGGTTGAGAACCGAGTGACCGAGGCCGATCTAACGACCATCTCGCTGACGCCCAAAGCCGCCGAACGGTTGGCGATCAAGACGATAGCGTCTCGTGAAGGCAGTCTCGCTAGGCAGCGATTCTACGGCGGCGAAACGATGGTTCCACCAGGTCGGGCCATTCAACTTGCGTCCCCATTTGCTGGCACCATTGCGTCCATTGAAGGAAATCAGATACCAACAGCGGGATCGATGTTGAAAAAGGGCGATGTGATACTCCGCCTGCACCCATCCGTCATGGCCGACCGCGAAATCTTGACGCCATCGGAACGCATTGCATTGGCCCGTGCGGCCGCCGATTTCGAGACGGCGCAGGCACAAGCCGAGGGCGACGTGAACGCGGCAATTGTGCAATTGGAGGCAGCCAAACTGCGGCTGGAGCGTGCTCAGCGATTGCGTGAACAGAATGCCACAAGCGTGAAACTACTGGATGAGGCCAAGTCGGAACACGAACTCGCCCGAACGAGGCTTGACGCGGCCAAGTCCAGAGCCTCGGCTTGGAGAACAGCATCGCAAGGCATACTTGCGGATCCGCAACTCGCGCTCGAACTCGTCGCACCATTCGACGGCGTCTTGATGGACTTGGCTGTCGCCCCAGGCGAAATCATCGCGGCGAATGCTCAGGTCGCCCGCATCGTCAGTGCAAGCCCGCTATGGATTCGCGTACGCGCGTATGTGGGCGAATTAGACGAACTTGACTTGCAAGGCGTGGTGCGGCTTGGCGCGCTTAGCGGCTGGCCTGAACCTGAAATGCAAGTCGTCGATCACATCGCCGGTCCGCCAACGGCCGATCCGGTTTCCTCCAGCGTCGATTTGTATTTCCAGGTGAAAAACGAAAAGGGAACCATTCGACCCGGTCAGCGAGTCGGCGTCTGGATACCGCTTCGCGAATCCACCAGCGGCGTGATCGTCCCCTGGTCTGCCATCCTGTACGACTATCACGGCGGGGCTTGGGTGTATGAGGCGTTACAACCGCGCCAGTTTACTCGGCGCCGGATTCAATTGGAGTCGATTGAAGGCGGCAATGCGCTTCTTTCGCGCGGGCTGCGATCCGGTGCAAGCGTCGTCACGGATGGGGCGGCGGAATTGTTCGGCGTGGAATTCGGTGCGGGGAAATAG